The Phaeobacter sp. A36a-5a genomic interval ATAGTCCTGCCCATCCACCTCGCCCGGGCGCGGGTTGCGCGTGGTGGCGGAGACGGAGAATTCGATGCTGGGATCCCAGGACCGCAGTCGTTTTGCCAATGTGGATTTCCCGGCCCCCGAGGGCGAAGAAAGGATGATCAACAGGCCGCGCCGATCTGCCATGGCGTGCTCTCCTTATGTCTTATGACGTTGTTGTTATTCTGTGTCGTTATTCGATGTTCTGGACCTGCTCGCGCATCTGGTCGATCACCGCCTTCAGCTCAAGCCCGACCGCCGTCAGATCGCTGTTCTGCGCCTTCGCGCAGAGTGTGTTGGCCTCGCGGTTGAATTCCTGCATCAGGAAATCCAGTTTGCGCCCGACCGCCCCGCCCTTGGCCAGAAGGTCACGCGCTGCCGCAACATGGGCGGTGAGCCGATCCAATTCTTCGGTGACGTCGGATTTTACCGCCAGAAGCGCCAGTTCCTGCGCCAGACGGGTTTCATCGACGCCGTCGCTGTTGTCCAGAACCCGCGCAAGATTGGTCCGCAGGTTTGCGGCAACCTCATCCTTGCGCGCCTCGGCGCGGCGTGCGGCCTCATCGCGCAGCGTGCTGATCTGGTCCAGTTGGTCCATCAGCACGGTCTTCAGCGCGGCGCCCTCGCTGGCGCGCATGTTAACAAAGTCGGACAGGATTGCGGCGAAATCTGCGCTCAGTGCCGCCACGATCGGGGCGGGATCATCGGCACTGCTGGCCTGCTCCAACACGCCGCGCTGCGCCAGAAGATCGGCCGCCGTGGTCTGTGCCAGCACAATGCCGGCAGCATCGGCCTGACGCTCCACCTCGGCAATCGCCTGCAATAGCGATGCCAGCGCCGGCTGGTTGATCTCAAGCGCGCTTGCGGCGGCTTCGCTGCGGCTGATGCGCAGGGTCATGGAGACGTTGCCGCGCGACAGCGCCTTGCTCAATTGGCCACGCAGGTTGGTCTCAAGCCCCTCCAGCCAGTCCGGAATGCGCAGCCGCAGATCCAGCCCCTTGGCGTTGACCGAGCGCAATTCGCACGACCAGCTATGGGCGCCGATGCTGCCCTGTCCCGCTGCAAAGCTCGTCATTGAATGGATGGTCATGTCCTGCTGCCCTCCGAGGCGCCCAAGGCGCAGTTTTGCGTGGTCAAAGGTTTACAAACGGGCAGCCGACAAGTCCATAAGCGCGCGGTCCTATCCTAAAGTGTTAACCATTGATTAAAGAAGTAGTCCAAAATTGAATAAGATTGTGGCATGTTAACTTCAGGATAACCAATTCGGCATTAATCGTTAGGCAACCAACTTTAGCTTGGCGCATGACCCAGCCGGATCCAGCGAGGATGACAGCGATGTTTTTTGGCGGCCGCAAAGATAACGATCAGACCGATGGTCAAACTAAGGTTGTGGCAATGGACCGGTTCCGTGCTGCGGGATCGCTGTCTCCCATGCGTCAGGCGGAGGCCTATTGGACCGCCCTGCGCCGGGGTGATGACATTCCCAGCCGGTCGCAGATTGACCCGCGCGGGCTGGAGAACATCCTGCCCCAGACCTTTATTCTGGAACGGATCGCGCCCGGTATCGCCCGGTTCCGTCTTGCCGGACAGCGGGTGAATGAAATGGCTGGCATGGAAGTGCGCGGCATGCCGATCACCGCTTTCTTCACACCGGAGGCGCGCAAACAGATGAGCGCGGCAATGGAAACCATGTTCGACACGCCCGCCATCATCGAACTGACGCTTCAGACCGAAAACAACCGTCTGCGCGGCGCACGTGAGGCGCGTATGCTGCTGCTGCCGCTGCGCAGCGATCTGGGCGACATCAGCCGTGCGCTGGGTGTTTTCATCTCCGAAGGCAACCCGACCGGTACGTCACAGCGGTTCTCCATCACCGAAACAAAGATCCGTCAGGTCAGCCATAAGGGCGACACCCCCTTTAAGGCCAAGCCACGAGCCGCTGATCCGGTCGCACCCCAGCGTAAACCGCAGGACGTCAACACACCCAATCCGGGGTTTGCCGAGACGCAGGCGCGGTTTGAGCCAGAGCCGAGCGTGATGACCGAAGCGCGTTCGCTGATTGAGCGCAGCCGCCAGATGTCGAGCGCGAAGGACGTGGCGCCAAAGGCCGAAAAACAGCCCGCCAAGAAGCGCGGCAGCCACCTCCGACTGGTGGTCAGCAAAGACTGAGGCCTGAGACGGCACAGCATATTCCCGAGATACTTTCGCGCTACTGGACATAGCTAGAAAGCAGACGCCCCGCGACAGAAAGTCCGGGGCGTTTCCCTTTTGTCAGATGCGCAAACGACCCTGTCGCCATGTCCAAGGTGCTGCGCCCACGGGGCTGGTGGCGTCTTGCGGATCGCTGCCGAAACTCTGGCTAAGGTGCATCAGCAACTTCTCCCAACCCTTTGAATAAAAAGACCCTCACCCGGATGGGGTGAGGGCCCATTGCTAGGTGCCATCCTGATGATCAGGGTGGATCTGTGGGTGATCAGCCGGCTTGACGCTCCGCAGTGCGGGCGCGCAGCTGCGAGACTTCTTCCGCAACGAGGAAGGCCAGTTCGAGCGACTGACTGGCGTTCAGGCGCGGGTCGCAGGCCGTGTGATAACGGTCGCTGAGATCCTCATCGGTGACGGCGCGCACGCCGCCGGTGCATTCGGTGACGTCCTGACCGGTCATCTCGAAATGCACGCCGCCCGGGATGGTGCCCTCTGCGGTGTGGATCGCAAAGAAGTCGCGAACCTCGCGCAGGACGCTCTCAAACGGGCGGGTCTTGTAGCCGGTGGAAGATTTGATGGTGTTGCCGTGCATAGGGTCGCAGACCCAGGTCACCTTGGCGCCCTCTTCCTGAACCGCCTTGATCAGGCGTGGCAGGTGTTCGCCGGCTTTGCCTGCGCCAAAGCGTGCGATCAGGGTCAGACGACCTTCCTCATTCTCCGGGTTCAGCTTGGCCATCAGAACCTTCAGATCCTCGGCCGTTGTGGTTGGACCACATTTCAGACCAATCGGGTTCAGCACGCCGCTGCAGAATTCCACGTGTGCGCCATCCGGTTGACGGGTCCGGTCGCCGATCCACAGCATGTGGCCGGAGCCAGCCAGCCATTTGCCGGAGGTCGAATCCAGACGGGTCAACGCCTCTTCATACTCCAGCAGCAAACCTTCGTGGCTGGTGTAGAATTCAACCGACTGCAAGGTGTGCGCGGTATCATTGTTGATGCCGGCCGCCTTCATGAAGTCGAGCGTATCGGTGATGCGATTCGCCATTTCACGATAGCTTTCGGCCTTCTCGCCCTCGGTAAAGCCCAGCGTCCAGGCGTGGACCTGGTTCACATCGGCATAACCGCCGGTTGAGAACGCCCGGATCAGGTTCAGCGTCGCGGCGGCCTGAGTATAGGCCTGCAGCATCCGCTGCGGGTCTGGCACGCGGGAGGCCTCGGTGAAGGCCAGATCGTTGATGATGTCACCGCGGTAGCTGGGCAGCTCGACGCCATTCACGGTCTCTGTCGGTGCGCTGCGGGGTTTGGCGAACTGGCCCGCCATGCGGCCGACCTTGATCACCGGCACCTTGGCACCGTAGGTTAGCACCATCGCCATCTGCAACATCACCTTGAAGGTATCGCGGATCGCATCGGCGCTGAACTGGTCGAAGCTTTCGGCGCAGTCGCCGCCCTGAAGCAGGAATGCCTCGCCCCGGCCGGCCGCGCCGAGGTGTTGTTTCAGCCGCCGCGCCTCACCGGCAAATACCAGCGGCGGATATTTTGACAGCTGAGCCTCAACAGCCGAAAGCGCGTCGGCGTTGGTATATTCTGGCATTTGCACCCGCGGTTTTTGGCGCCAGGTCGATTTTTGCCACTCACTCATAGCTGTGTCTCCGCATAAGAGGTCTCAAAGTTAACGAACGCCATCTATACGAAATCACACTCCGGCTGACCAGTTTAGATTTGCAAAGTCTTGACGACACCGCGAAGCTATGAACACGGTGCCCGAATTTCGCAAAATCCGCCCTTGCGAAGAACAGAAATATTGAATGAGGACGCTGGCCATGCAGACGCAGAGCAAGCCAACACCAAGCCCGACCAAAGGGCCCCAATCCCGGCGTTATGCCTTTGTTTTGCTTGACCGTTTTACGATGCTGTCTTTTGCCTCGGCGCTGGAATGTCTGCGAATTGCCAACCGGATGATTGGCCGCGAAGTCTACACCTGGATGCTCTTGGCCGAAGGCGGCGGCACGGTCAGCTGTTCGGCCGGAACATCCTTTCAGGTGGATGATGACCTGATCGAACTCCAGCGCGATGACACAATTCTGTTGTGCTCCGGTATTTCGGTGCAGGAAGCCACCACAAAAAAACTGCTGTCCTGGCTGCGTCGCGAAGCGCGCAAGGGGTTGAAGGTTGGTGGGCTGTGCACGGCGTCATATGCGCTGGCGCGCGCGGGCCTGCTGGATGGCAGACGTGCCACGATTCACTGGGAGAATGCCGACAGTTTCAACGAGGAGTTTGACGAGGTCGAGCTGACCAAATCGGTCTTTGTCATCGACGGCAACCGGATGTCGACAGCCGGCGGTACCTCCTCCATCGACCTGATGCTGAAGCTGATTGCCAATGATCACGGCGAGGATATCGCCAATTCGGTGGCCGATCAGCTCATCTATTCATCGATTCGGACCGATCAGGACACGCAGCGCCTGTCGATCCCGACCCGGATCGGGGTGCGCCACCCCAAATTGTCGATGGTGATCCAGATGATGGAAGCCAATATCGAGGAGCCGATCAGCCCCTCCATTCTGGCGCAGAATGTCGGCATGTCGACCCGCCAGCTGGAGCGGCTGTTCCGTCGCTATCTCAACCGATCTCCCAAACGCTATTATATGGAACTGCGGTTGCAGAAGGCGCGCAACCTGTTGATGCAGACCGATATGAGTGTGATCAATGTGGCGCTTGCCTGCGGGTTTGCATCACCTTCGCATTTCTCCAAATGCTACCGGGCGCATTACGACACGACGCCTTATCGCGAACGCGGCAGCAAATCGGCCCCGCCGACGTTGTGACCCGCGCCCCTACCGGATCAGGCCTATGCCGGATCGACACAGGATCAACAATGGATCGGCCCGGGGCACGGTTCGCGCCGGTTCAGCGCGACAGGCGGTAGAGCGCACCATTGGTCTCGGACAGGAACCAGATGCTACCATCCGGGGCCTCGCGCAGGTCCCGGATCCGTCCTGTCTCATCGCCCCTGATCTGCTCAACCTCCGCCAGTGGTTGCCCGGAGAGCCGCGCGATATAGCCGAACTTGAGCGAGCCGACAAAGATATCACCGCGCCAGTCCGGCCACATGCTGCCGGAATACACCAGCAGGTTTGAGGGCGCCATCGAGGGGTCCCAATAGTGGGCCGGCTGCTTCAGGCCCGGCTTTGTGGTCCCTTCGCCGATTTTCAGCCCTGAATAATGCCGGCCGTAGGCGATGACCGGCCAGCCGTAATTTGCGCCTTTCTCGATCAGATTGACCTCATCCCCGCCACGGGCGCCATGTTCAACAGACCAGAGCTGGCCATCGGCGGCAAAGGTCAGTCCCTGGGGGTTGCGATGCCCGTAGGACCAGATTTCCGGCTGCGCCCCTTTCTGTTTGGTAAAGGGGTTGTCGCGCGGGACGGATCCGTCGGGATTCAAACGCAGAATGCTGCCCTGATGTGAGGTGAGGGATTGGGCAGATGGCCGGTCGCCGCGATCACCCAGAGTGACATAGAGAGTTCCGTCAGGCCCTTCTGCCAGCCGCGATCCGAAATGGCGCCCACTGTCGGCGGGTGGCGCGGCGACGAAGATGTCCCGCAGCCCCTCAAGCTGGGTGTTGCGCCGGGCGAGCTGCCCGGTGGCCACCGCTGTGGCAGAGCCTCTTCCAAGCCGTTTCGAATAAGAGAGATATATCCGCCGGGTTCTGTCAAAATTGCGCGGAATCAATACGTCCAGCAGCCCGCCCTGCCCCTGATCTAGCACTTTCGAAGTGCCTTTGACGCGGGTCAGACGGCCGGCCGCCAGGTGCAACAGGTCACCGTCTTTTTCAGTGATCAGCACCGAGCCATCAGGCAGGAAATCAAAAGCCCATGGGATATCCAGCCCGTGGGCCATCCGCTCTATCTTCAACACTCTCTGATCGCTGCTCAGCGTCTGTGCCGAGACCGCGGTGCCAACGGTGGCCAGCAGGGTTAATGCGATAAAGCGCTGTGCCAGGGATGCCAGCATCGGCCGGATCTGTCGCGTCTGGCTGGTCGATCTTTCCGGCTGACAAGCCGACGATTGCCGTCGCCGGGGTCGCATCGCCTGACACGATGGGTTGACTTGGAGCACTCTAATAACAGACCTCCCCATATGCATGACGCCTCCTGCGCAATTCCGTGATCAGACCCTGGGGGGAGCGGTCCAATGGCTCATATTCATGCTATTCGACCGAATTTAGCGCGAATTTTCTATTTGGCCAGCTTTTGCGCCGCCCGGCATGAAATGCGACGCGGATCTGGGGACTTGCGACGAGCGCTGCGGTGAGCTGATCCCCGATGCCCAAGGGGCGAGCGGCCGTTGGGTCATCTACCCCATTGGGAACATTCCATTCTCCGTAACCGGGGCGAAAAAACCTGCGACATGTTGGCGCTAGAGGACTTCCCTTTTTTACCACGCTTGCCTAGGGTCCGATTTGAACAAATATGTTCCAACAAATGGGAGTTCACAAAAATGAAAAAAATGATGATGGCGACAGCCGCCGCTGCCCTGACTGCTGGCACTGCGTTTGCGGGTGGCCACGCCAAGGAAGTGAAGCTGGGTGTGCTTCTCGGCTTTACCGGGCCGATCGAATCCCTCGCCCCGGCCATGGGTTCCGGCGCTGAGCTGGCGATGGAGGAAGTGACCAAATCCGGCAAGCTGCTTGATGCGGCGACTGTCATTCCGGTGCGCGCAGACACCGGCTGTATCGACAATGGTCTGGCGACTGCAAACGGCGAGAAGCTGATTGCTGACGGTGTCAACGGCATCATCGGCGGTGACTGCTCCGGCGTGACCGGCGCGATCCTGCAGAACGTCGCGATCCCGAACGGCATGGTGATGATCTCGCCGTCTGCCACCTCGCCCGGCCTGTCGACCATGGAAGACAACGACCTGTTCTTCCGCACCTCGCCCTCCGATGCCCGCGAAGGCCAGGTGATGGCCGAAGTGCTGAAAGAGCGCGGCGTCAACTCCATCGCCCTGACCTATACCAACAACGACTACGGCAAAGGTCTGGCCGACGCGATCAAAACCTCCTTTGAGGAAGTCGGCGGCGAAGTCACCATCGTGACCGCGCATGAAGACGGCAAGGGCGACTATTCCGCAGAAGTCGCCGCACTGGCGTCCGCTGGCGGCGATATTCTGGTTGTTGCCGGCTACCTGGATCAGGGCGGCCTGGGCATCATTCAAGCCTCGCTCGACTCCGGTGCCTATGACACCTTCGGTCTGCCCGGTGGCATGATCGGTGACACCCTGCCCAAGAACATCGGCCCGGATCTTGATGGCTCCTTTGGCCAGATTGCCGGTTCCGATAGCGAAGGTGCGGCGATCTATGCTGAGCTGGCCAAAGCCGCCGGTTTCGACGGCACCTCCGCCTATTCCCCGGAGAGCTATGACGCTGCCGCGCTGTTCATGCTGGCAATGCAGGCCGCAAACTCCAAGGATCCGGCCGACTATGGCTCCAAGATCCTTGAAGTAGCCAATGCGCCCGGTGAGAAGATCAACCCCGGCGAGCTGGGCAAGGCCCTGGAAATCCTCGCAAATGGCGGCGACATCGACTATGAGGGTGCGACTGGCGTAGAACTGATCGGCCCCGGTGAGAGCGCAGGCTCCTACCGCGAGATCGAAGTCAAGGACGGCGCCAACGCCACCGTGAAATTCCGCTGATCCCGTAAAATCGGATCGAACCAAGTTGATCAGCCCGGGTTTTGCCCGGGCTGTTCCAAATTCAAAAGCCGTCAAAAAGACGGTGGGGGATGAAATGACATGATCGTCGTCGAGGACTTGCACAAGCACTTCGGCGGGTTCCATGCGGTTGATGGCGCGTCGCTGGAAATCGCTAAGGGCTCCATAACCGGTTTGATCGGGCCAAACGGCGCCGGAAAAACCACTCTTTTCAACGTGATTGCAGGCGTGCTTGAACCGACCTCCGGCCGGGTCACCATGGACGGTGAGGACATCACCGGCCTGCCGCCGCATGAGCTGTTCCACAAGGGGCTGCTGCGGACGTTCCAGATCGCGCATGAATTTGCGTCGATGACCTGCCGCGAGAACCTGATGATGGTGCCAAGTGCGCAGTCGGGTGAGACGCTGTGGAACACCTGGTTCGGCCGCAAGCGCATTGCGGATGAGGAACGCGCGCTGCGGGCCAAGGCAGATGAGGTTCTGGAATTCCTGACCATCAGCCATATCGCTGATCTGAAGGCCGGTCAGGTCTCGGGCGGGCAGAAGAAACTGCTTGAGCTGGGCCGCACCATGATGGTGGACGCCAAGATCGTCTTCCTCGATGAGGTGGGCGCAGGTGTGAACCGGACCCTGCTCTATACCATTGCCGATGCCATCAAGCGCCTCAACGAGGAGCGCGGCTATACCTTCGTCGTGATCGAGCACGACATGGAGTTCATCGGGCGCCTCTGCGACCCGGTTATCTGCATGGCCGAGGGCAAGAAACTGGCTGAAGGCACGCTGGATCAGATCAAGGCCAACGAGCAGGTGATCGAAGCCTATCTCGGCACCGGCCTGAAAAACAAAGATAAACTGGAGGCTGGAGCATGAGCGACAATCCCTACCAGAACGATCACGGCAATCGTGATGCCTCGATCACCAATCCGCATGGTGTTGGAACGATGCAGCCTGCCCACAGCAAAAGCGGCCCCACACGCAAGGTGGACGGTGGTCCCTTTCTGATCGGTGACACGATGACCGGCGGCTACGGCAAAGGGCCGGATATCCTGCACGA includes:
- a CDS encoding ABC transporter substrate-binding protein; protein product: MKKMMMATAAAALTAGTAFAGGHAKEVKLGVLLGFTGPIESLAPAMGSGAELAMEEVTKSGKLLDAATVIPVRADTGCIDNGLATANGEKLIADGVNGIIGGDCSGVTGAILQNVAIPNGMVMISPSATSPGLSTMEDNDLFFRTSPSDAREGQVMAEVLKERGVNSIALTYTNNDYGKGLADAIKTSFEEVGGEVTIVTAHEDGKGDYSAEVAALASAGGDILVVAGYLDQGGLGIIQASLDSGAYDTFGLPGGMIGDTLPKNIGPDLDGSFGQIAGSDSEGAAIYAELAKAAGFDGTSAYSPESYDAAALFMLAMQAANSKDPADYGSKILEVANAPGEKINPGELGKALEILANGGDIDYEGATGVELIGPGESAGSYREIEVKDGANATVKFR
- a CDS encoding GlxA family transcriptional regulator, which encodes MQTQSKPTPSPTKGPQSRRYAFVLLDRFTMLSFASALECLRIANRMIGREVYTWMLLAEGGGTVSCSAGTSFQVDDDLIELQRDDTILLCSGISVQEATTKKLLSWLRREARKGLKVGGLCTASYALARAGLLDGRRATIHWENADSFNEEFDEVELTKSVFVIDGNRMSTAGGTSSIDLMLKLIANDHGEDIANSVADQLIYSSIRTDQDTQRLSIPTRIGVRHPKLSMVIQMMEANIEEPISPSILAQNVGMSTRQLERLFRRYLNRSPKRYYMELRLQKARNLLMQTDMSVINVALACGFASPSHFSKCYRAHYDTTPYRERGSKSAPPTL
- a CDS encoding ABC transporter ATP-binding protein: MIVVEDLHKHFGGFHAVDGASLEIAKGSITGLIGPNGAGKTTLFNVIAGVLEPTSGRVTMDGEDITGLPPHELFHKGLLRTFQIAHEFASMTCRENLMMVPSAQSGETLWNTWFGRKRIADEERALRAKADEVLEFLTISHIADLKAGQVSGGQKKLLELGRTMMVDAKIVFLDEVGAGVNRTLLYTIADAIKRLNEERGYTFVVIEHDMEFIGRLCDPVICMAEGKKLAEGTLDQIKANEQVIEAYLGTGLKNKDKLEAGA
- a CDS encoding PQQ-dependent sugar dehydrogenase, which produces MLASLAQRFIALTLLATVGTAVSAQTLSSDQRVLKIERMAHGLDIPWAFDFLPDGSVLITEKDGDLLHLAAGRLTRVKGTSKVLDQGQGGLLDVLIPRNFDRTRRIYLSYSKRLGRGSATAVATGQLARRNTQLEGLRDIFVAAPPADSGRHFGSRLAEGPDGTLYVTLGDRGDRPSAQSLTSHQGSILRLNPDGSVPRDNPFTKQKGAQPEIWSYGHRNPQGLTFAADGQLWSVEHGARGGDEVNLIEKGANYGWPVIAYGRHYSGLKIGEGTTKPGLKQPAHYWDPSMAPSNLLVYSGSMWPDWRGDIFVGSLKFGYIARLSGQPLAEVEQIRGDETGRIRDLREAPDGSIWFLSETNGALYRLSR
- a CDS encoding PAS domain-containing protein translates to MFFGGRKDNDQTDGQTKVVAMDRFRAAGSLSPMRQAEAYWTALRRGDDIPSRSQIDPRGLENILPQTFILERIAPGIARFRLAGQRVNEMAGMEVRGMPITAFFTPEARKQMSAAMETMFDTPAIIELTLQTENNRLRGAREARMLLLPLRSDLGDISRALGVFISEGNPTGTSQRFSITETKIRQVSHKGDTPFKAKPRAADPVAPQRKPQDVNTPNPGFAETQARFEPEPSVMTEARSLIERSRQMSSAKDVAPKAEKQPAKKRGSHLRLVVSKD
- a CDS encoding YicC/YloC family endoribonuclease; this translates as MTIHSMTSFAAGQGSIGAHSWSCELRSVNAKGLDLRLRIPDWLEGLETNLRGQLSKALSRGNVSMTLRISRSEAAASALEINQPALASLLQAIAEVERQADAAGIVLAQTTAADLLAQRGVLEQASSADDPAPIVAALSADFAAILSDFVNMRASEGAALKTVLMDQLDQISTLRDEAARRAEARKDEVAANLRTNLARVLDNSDGVDETRLAQELALLAVKSDVTEELDRLTAHVAAARDLLAKGGAVGRKLDFLMQEFNREANTLCAKAQNSDLTAVGLELKAVIDQMREQVQNIE
- a CDS encoding class II 3-deoxy-7-phosphoheptulonate synthase, coding for MSEWQKSTWRQKPRVQMPEYTNADALSAVEAQLSKYPPLVFAGEARRLKQHLGAAGRGEAFLLQGGDCAESFDQFSADAIRDTFKVMLQMAMVLTYGAKVPVIKVGRMAGQFAKPRSAPTETVNGVELPSYRGDIINDLAFTEASRVPDPQRMLQAYTQAAATLNLIRAFSTGGYADVNQVHAWTLGFTEGEKAESYREMANRITDTLDFMKAAGINNDTAHTLQSVEFYTSHEGLLLEYEEALTRLDSTSGKWLAGSGHMLWIGDRTRQPDGAHVEFCSGVLNPIGLKCGPTTTAEDLKVLMAKLNPENEEGRLTLIARFGAGKAGEHLPRLIKAVQEEGAKVTWVCDPMHGNTIKSSTGYKTRPFESVLREVRDFFAIHTAEGTIPGGVHFEMTGQDVTECTGGVRAVTDEDLSDRYHTACDPRLNASQSLELAFLVAEEVSQLRARTAERQAG